GCAGGGGGTAATCTTAGGGAATGCTTTATCTTCACTTTTTGAAAGTGTTGTATTTATGGTACTTTTTACAATAGGAGTGCTAATCTTTAAAAGAGAGGTTTTGAATATTAATTATTTAGCATTGATGATAGTTTTTATTATAACCTTAGCAATGGCAGTAGTATGGGGGATGTTATTGAATTCGATCTTTTTGTTTTCAAGAGATTCAGGTTTTTTATTTACAATCTTAGAAGAACCTATGGAGATATTTTCAGGAGTAAAGGTACCAACCTCAGTATTTCCAATGTGGGCAAAGGTTATAAGCCTTGTGTTTCCATTAACCTATGCTATTGAAGCTGTAAGAAAGGTTGTATTAAATGGAAGTCCTTTAAGTGAAATGAATAATTTTATTGTTATTGGCTTAGGAATAATAATACTATTATATATTGCATGTATACAAATAATTAAGCTGGTTGAAATTCATAGCAGAAAAACAGGTGATTTTACTTATTTTTAATAAGCTTTTAATTGTATATTATATATACTACAAAATAATTGTTCAAAACCTAAAGATATCCTAAGAATATCTTTAAGCTTTGAATAGTGAGTTGTGAACGTTGATATAGATATCCAAATTAATAATAAAACTTATAAATAAGGTGGAGATAGTTAATGATTAAAAATGTAGTCTTTGATATTGGAAATGTATTATTAAATTTTGAACCAAAAGAATATGTAAGATCTAAAGTCATTGAAGAAAAAGTTGAAGAAATATACGAGAGTATTTTTAAAAGTGAAGAATGGCCAATGCTTGATAGGGGAACAATTACTGAAGCAGCTGCTAAAGCAAATATAATTAAAAGAAAAATTGAAAATGAAGAGTTTATTAATGCAGTTTTTCAAGATTGGTATGCTATTTTGTCACCTATAGAAAGCAGTGTGGATATATTAAAAAAATTAAAAGAAAATGGGTATAAGCTTTTTTATTTATCTAATTTTCATTTGGCTGCTTTTGAATATGTAACTAAAAACCATGATTTTTTTGAATTATTTGATGGAGGAATTGTTTCTTATAAGGAAAAGCTTCTTAAGCCAGAAAAAGAAATTTATGATAAAATTTTAGATACATATAAACTTGAACCAAGTGAAACTATATTTATAGATGATACAGAAGAAAATGTTACAGCAGCAAGGAAACATGGTATACATGGAATTGTATTAAAAGATCCCAAAGATTTACAAGCCTTATTAAACGAA
The window above is part of the Clostridium saccharoperbutylacetonicum N1-4(HMT) genome. Proteins encoded here:
- a CDS encoding HAD family hydrolase translates to MIKNVVFDIGNVLLNFEPKEYVRSKVIEEKVEEIYESIFKSEEWPMLDRGTITEAAAKANIIKRKIENEEFINAVFQDWYAILSPIESSVDILKKLKENGYKLFYLSNFHLAAFEYVTKNHDFFELFDGGIVSYKEKLLKPEKEIYDKILDTYKLEPSETIFIDDTEENVTAARKHGIHGIVLKDPKDLQALLNEFQVKV
- a CDS encoding ABC transporter permease, encoding MKTFFKVCSAEMKKQHLNYFHSKLIYVSLFLWPILNFITTYYSFKPFRINNSNISYLNEENVVIFIVLGYMAMSLFRSLVQSAWNFSFERISGTLELIYLSPASRQGVILGNALSSLFESVVFMVLFTIGVLIFKREVLNINYLALMIVFIITLAMAVVWGMLLNSIFLFSRDSGFLFTILEEPMEIFSGVKVPTSVFPMWAKVISLVFPLTYAIEAVRKVVLNGSPLSEMNNFIVIGLGIIILLYIACIQIIKLVEIHSRKTGDFTYF